One Candidatus Saccharimonadales bacterium genomic window carries:
- a CDS encoding rod shape-determining protein codes for MFNRLRRLYAHDIAIDLGTANTLIHVAGRGLVINEPSVVSLNRKSKRIVAVGERAKQMLGRTPPEIQAARPLVDGVVSDFEVTEQMLKYFIDNLHRDYRVLWPRPRMIVGLPAGVTEVEQRAVEEAARSAGARKVYLIEEPMAAAIGVGLPIMDPQASMIIDIGGGTTEVAIIANGQVAYSRSLRIAGDELSETIMQFMRDEYNLAVGEQTAELTKTEIGAVYIHSDPKKTTVRGRNIITGLPEAVELSSEVLRKPLARQIKPILETVKTVLEEAPPELVADVLVRGIVMTGGGSLIGGIDHLISNETKLETTVADNALTAVVEGAALVLSAIDQYRSVLLAGTGA; via the coding sequence ATGTTTAACCGATTAAGACGGTTGTATGCCCACGACATTGCGATTGATCTTGGCACGGCCAATACGTTGATTCATGTGGCTGGCCGCGGGTTGGTCATTAATGAACCAAGCGTAGTGTCGCTTAACCGAAAGTCAAAGCGGATAGTTGCCGTTGGCGAACGGGCCAAGCAGATGCTTGGCCGGACGCCGCCGGAAATCCAGGCAGCACGACCATTAGTCGACGGAGTGGTCAGCGATTTTGAAGTGACCGAGCAAATGCTTAAATATTTTATTGATAATTTGCACAGGGATTATCGTGTTCTCTGGCCGCGACCGCGGATGATAGTTGGCCTGCCGGCCGGTGTAACAGAGGTCGAACAACGGGCAGTAGAGGAAGCGGCCAGATCGGCCGGAGCGAGAAAAGTTTATTTAATCGAGGAACCGATGGCGGCAGCCATTGGGGTCGGCTTGCCGATCATGGACCCACAAGCCAGTATGATAATCGACATCGGCGGTGGTACGACTGAGGTCGCCATCATTGCTAACGGCCAGGTAGCATATTCACGCAGCTTGAGAATCGCGGGTGATGAATTGAGTGAAACGATCATGCAGTTTATGCGCGATGAATACAATTTGGCGGTAGGTGAACAAACAGCCGAACTGACAAAAACCGAAATCGGCGCGGTCTACATTCATTCCGATCCAAAAAAAACGACAGTACGCGGCCGCAATATAATTACTGGTTTACCGGAAGCGGTCGAATTGTCATCCGAGGTGTTAAGAAAACCATTGGCTCGTCAGATCAAACCTATCTTGGAAACCGTTAAAACGGTTTTAGAAGAAGCTCCTCCCGAGCTGGTAGCCGACGTGTTGGTCAGGGGTATCGTCATGACGGGCGGCGGTTCACTAATCGGAGGAATCGATCACTTGATATCGAATGAAACTAAACTAGAAACAACGGTAGCCGATAACGCTTTGACTGCTGTTGTCGAGGGGGCGGCGTTAGTGTTGAGCGCAATTGACCAGTACCGCTCAGTTTTGCTAGCGGGTACAGGAGCTTAA